A window of Thalassophryne amazonica chromosome 21, fThaAma1.1, whole genome shotgun sequence contains these coding sequences:
- the gpr63 gene encoding probable G-protein coupled receptor 63, with translation MANTTLSSRSPVDPVSPTTEARESLRGLGLPLQVFFCFVMVAILLVALLGNVVVCLMVYQRSAMRSAINILLASLAFADMMLAIWNMPFALVTVVTTRWIFGEVFCHVSAMLFWFFVIEGVAILLIISLDRFLIIVQKQDKLSPQRAKVLIVVTWGLSFIFSFPLSIGSPNLQSPPRAPQCMFGYSSDPGYHAYVLILMLVFFFIPFMIMLYIFMGILNTIRHNAIRIHSHPDGICLSQASKLGLLSLQRSFQMNIDMSFKTRAFTTILILFSVFTVCWAPYAAYSLVVTFSDGFYHRDSFFQISTWVLWLCYLKSALNPLIYYWRIKKFRDACLDLMPKYFRFLPQLPGNTKRRIQPSAVYVCGEHRSVV, from the coding sequence ATGGCGAACACCACCCTCAGTTCCCGCTCACCGGTGGATCCAGTTTCGCCCACTACCGAGGCCCGAGAGAGTCTTCGAGGCTTGGGCCTGCCTCTGCAGGTCTTCTTCTGCTTCGTCATGGTTGCCATCCTGCTGGTGGCGCTCCTCGGAAACGTGGTGGTGTGTCTGATGGTTTACCAGAGATCCGCCATGCGCTCGGCCATCAACATCCTTCTGGCGAGCTTGGCGTTTGCAGACATGATGTTGGCCATCTGGAACATGCCCTTTGCTCTGGTTACTGTTGTGACCACCCGCTGGATATTTGGAGAGGTTTTTTGTCACGTGTCAGCCATGCTGTTTTGGTTCTTTGTGATTGAGGGCGTGGCCATACTGCTGATCATCAGCCTGGATCGTTTTCTCATTATTGTTCAGAAGCAGGATAAGCTGAGCCCGCAGAGAGCCAAAGTTCTCATCGTGGTAACGTGGGGACTctcctttattttttccttccctCTGTCCATCGGCTCTCCGAACCTGCAGAGCCCGCCCCGGGCGCCGCAGTGTATGTTCGGCTACAGCAGCGACCCGGGATACCACGCCTATGTGTTGATACTCATGCTCGTCTTCTTCTTCATCCCTTTTATGATCATGTTGTACATATTCATGGGGATCCTGAACACGATCCGACACAACGCCATCCGCATCCACAGCCACCCGGACGGAATCTGTCTGAGTCAGGCCAGCAAACTGGGCCTGCTGAGCCTGCAGAGGTCCTTCCAGATGAACATAGACATGAGTTTCAAGACCCGTGCCTTCACCACCATTCTCATTCTCTTCTCCGTGTTTACGGTCTGCTGGGCGCCATACGCCGCCTACAGCCTGGTCGTGACCTTCAGTGACGGTTTCTACCACAGGGACAGCTTTTTTCAAATCAGCACCTGGGTCCTGTGGTTGTGCTACCTCAAATCCGCCCTCAACCCTCTCATCTACTACTGGCGGATCAAGAAGTTCCGCGATGCCTGCCTTGACCTGATGCCCAAGTACTTCAGATTTCTTCCTCAACTGCCAGGAAACACAAAGAGACGCATACAGCCGAGCGCCGTTTATGTGTGCGGCGAGCACCGCTCTGTGGTTTAA